GGAGATAAAGTCCCTGCTCAAGGAGCTCGGCCTGAACGAGTATGAGGTTAGGGCATACCTTACCCTCATCAGAAACGGTCCGTTAACCGCTGGAGAGCTCGCGACGCTCTCAAAGGTTCCCCAGCCCAGGATTTACGACGTTATAAGGACCCTCATGGCCAAGGGCTTCGTGACGACGAGCCAGGGACGGCCGAAGCAGGTGATCCCCCTCAGCCCGGACAGCGTCATGGACGCCATAAAGAGGCGCTACGATGAGAAAATAGAGACCCTCAAAGCCGCTCTGGAG
This window of the Thermococcus thermotolerans genome carries:
- a CDS encoding TrmB family transcriptional regulator, producing MEEKEIKSLLKELGLNEYEVRAYLTLIRNGPLTAGELATLSKVPQPRIYDVIRTLMAKGFVTTSQGRPKQVIPLSPDSVMDAIKRRYDEKIETLKAALEKLYTPRGEIGSVTVVKSRITLEEYIRRAIRNSRFHLSIAIPRELLDRLKDDLGVKRDFRQDKPLRLRGGGSASHRYRDPHA